Proteins encoded within one genomic window of Acidimicrobiales bacterium:
- a CDS encoding alpha-hydroxy acid oxidase: MGMVETLRSVLQFRALELDPVVRRLNRAASIGDLRSIARRRLPRGVFDYIDGAAEDERTLAANSDAFARLGFRPRVLRDVAEVDPSTTLLGRRLPLPLVLSPTGFGRIADPQGELAVARSAAKAGLTYTLSTLATRSIEEVAAVSDGPRWFQVYVWRDRGLVEELIRRAAAAGYEALVVTVDTAVLGKRERDVRRGFSLPPKIGLGTLVDGAVHPAWTWAFVRSEPIKFANVVTREVGDGSDAVSLAEYVNSQFDPSLSWRDLDWMRTIWDGPIVVKGIQTVEDARLAVDAGVDAIALSNHGGRQLDTAPTPLDLVEPVVQEVGDAAPVLCDGGVRRGSDIVKALALGATACMAGRAYLYGLGAGGERGVDKALALLDADVRRTMALVGAPTVAEITRALVD, translated from the coding sequence ATGGGCATGGTCGAGACGCTCCGTTCGGTGCTCCAGTTCCGGGCGCTCGAGCTCGACCCCGTCGTGCGGCGGCTCAACCGGGCGGCGTCGATCGGCGACCTGCGGTCGATCGCCCGGCGGCGCCTGCCCCGCGGCGTGTTCGACTACATCGACGGCGCCGCCGAGGACGAGCGCACCCTGGCCGCCAACAGCGACGCCTTCGCCCGGCTCGGCTTCCGGCCCCGGGTGCTGCGCGACGTCGCCGAGGTCGACCCGTCGACCACCCTGCTGGGCCGCCGCCTGCCGCTGCCGCTGGTGCTCTCCCCCACCGGGTTCGGCCGCATCGCCGATCCCCAGGGTGAGCTGGCCGTCGCCCGGTCGGCGGCGAAGGCGGGGCTCACCTACACGCTGTCCACGCTGGCCACCCGCTCGATCGAGGAGGTCGCGGCGGTCAGCGACGGGCCCCGCTGGTTCCAGGTGTACGTGTGGCGCGACCGGGGTCTGGTCGAGGAGCTGATCCGCCGGGCCGCGGCCGCCGGCTACGAGGCGCTCGTGGTCACCGTCGACACGGCCGTGCTCGGCAAGCGCGAGCGCGACGTCCGCCGGGGCTTCTCGCTGCCGCCGAAGATCGGGCTGGGCACGCTGGTCGACGGGGCCGTGCACCCGGCCTGGACGTGGGCGTTCGTGCGGTCCGAGCCGATCAAGTTCGCCAACGTGGTCACCCGGGAGGTGGGCGACGGCAGCGACGCCGTCTCACTGGCCGAGTACGTCAACTCCCAGTTCGACCCGTCGCTGTCGTGGCGCGACCTCGACTGGATGCGCACGATCTGGGACGGCCCGATCGTCGTGAAGGGCATCCAGACCGTGGAGGACGCCCGCCTGGCCGTCGACGCCGGGGTCGACGCGATCGCCCTGTCCAACCACGGCGGCCGGCAGCTCGACACCGCGCCGACCCCACTCGACCTGGTCGAGCCGGTGGTGCAGGAGGTGGGCGACGCGGCCCCGGTGCTGTGCGACGGCGGCGTCCGGCGAGGCAGCGACATCGTGAAGGCCCTGGCGCTGGGGGCCACCGCCTGCATGGCCGGGCGCGCCTACCTCTACGGCCTCGGCGCCGGCGGCGAGCGTGGCGTCGACAAGGCCCTCGCCCTCCTCGACGCCGACGTCCGCCGCACCATGGCCCTCGTCGGCGCCCCCACCGTCGCCGAGATCACCCGCGCCCTGGTCGACTGA
- the fdhD gene encoding formate dehydrogenase accessory sulfurtransferase FdhD has translation MSRGRTMKVLTRHFDGRTSSQRPDELIVEEPLEIHLDGVLVATTMRTPGHDFELAAGFCHTEGLLAGAPVRGCRYCGTGAAIESDFNVVTVETGGLAPTPTPRLTATTSACGMCGTTAIDELRDRLRPLPPSEPPPLDVLADLASRAAKSQELFDATGAVHAAMLFAPDGEPLVTREDIGRHNAVDKVVGRLLLDGRLPATGLGLWVSGRASFEIVQKAWAAGVATVVAVSAPSSLAVSAARLAEMTLCGFARDGRLNVYSGAGVG, from the coding sequence ATGTCGCGCGGTCGGACGATGAAGGTGCTCACGCGGCACTTCGACGGGCGGACGTCCAGCCAGCGGCCGGACGAGCTGATCGTCGAGGAGCCGCTGGAGATCCACCTCGACGGCGTGCTGGTCGCCACCACCATGCGCACCCCCGGCCACGACTTCGAGCTGGCCGCCGGCTTCTGCCACACCGAAGGGCTCCTGGCCGGCGCGCCCGTCCGAGGCTGCCGCTACTGCGGCACCGGGGCGGCGATAGAGAGCGACTTCAACGTCGTCACCGTCGAGACCGGCGGCCTCGCCCCGACACCGACGCCCCGCCTCACCGCCACCACCTCGGCGTGCGGGATGTGCGGCACCACCGCCATCGACGAGCTGCGCGACCGCCTGCGGCCCCTCCCGCCGAGCGAGCCCCCACCGCTCGACGTCCTCGCCGACCTCGCATCCCGGGCCGCCAAGTCGCAGGAGCTGTTCGACGCCACCGGCGCCGTCCACGCCGCCATGCTGTTCGCCCCCGACGGCGAACCCCTGGTCACCAGGGAGGACATCGGTCGCCACAACGCCGTCGACAAGGTGGTCGGGCGCCTGCTGCTCGACGGCCGCCTCCCCGCCACCGGCCTGGGCCTGTGGGTGAGCGGCCGGGCCAGCTTCGAGATCGTGCAGAAGGCCTGGGCCGCCGGCGTCGCGACGGTGGTGGCGGTCAGCGCCCCGTCGTCGCTCGCCGTGAGCGCCGCCCGCCTGGCCGAGATGACCCTGTGCGGCTTCGCCCGCGACGGCCGGCTCAACGTCTACTCGGGCGCGGGGGTCGGCTGA
- a CDS encoding NPCBM/NEW2 domain-containing protein, protein MADDEAQEPDVPAEDDDEPAAEDEPADGGDGGGGSRRGWIVGGVAAVAVACLVGLVVVVRSGDDDSAEPGTTTTTEAADDEGDVTTPSSEPPADGEEPVPGPAGLVPVDGEPWEPADVGIGGSAHGETFVSEPIGGCEGGATRTVTYDLGGGYTRLDGTLGLADDSAPGVTVEIRFSLDGAEVYWRSFVVGEASRIQLDLTGARQLTVTATRVFGGDTAPDACARAAQADLMLT, encoded by the coding sequence GTGGCGGACGACGAGGCGCAGGAACCCGACGTCCCGGCCGAGGACGACGACGAGCCCGCCGCGGAGGACGAGCCCGCCGACGGTGGCGATGGCGGTGGGGGATCGCGGCGGGGTTGGATCGTCGGGGGAGTCGCGGCGGTCGCGGTCGCCTGTCTCGTCGGGCTCGTCGTGGTGGTGCGGTCGGGCGACGACGACTCCGCGGAGCCGGGGACGACCACGACGACGGAGGCCGCCGACGACGAGGGGGACGTGACCACGCCGTCGTCGGAGCCACCGGCCGACGGGGAGGAGCCGGTGCCGGGCCCGGCCGGGCTCGTACCGGTGGATGGGGAGCCGTGGGAGCCGGCCGACGTGGGGATCGGCGGGAGCGCCCACGGCGAGACGTTCGTGTCGGAGCCGATCGGCGGCTGCGAGGGCGGCGCCACCCGCACCGTCACCTACGACCTCGGCGGCGGCTACACCCGCCTCGACGGCACCCTCGGCCTGGCCGACGACTCGGCGCCCGGCGTGACCGTCGAGATCCGCTTCTCGCTCGACGGCGCCGAGGTGTACTGGCGCTCCTTCGTCGTGGGTGAGGCCAGCCGCATCCAGCTCGACCTCACCGGCGCCCGGCAGCTCACCGTCACCGCCACCCGGGTCTTCGGCGGCGACACCGCCCCCGACGCCTGCGCCCGCGCCGCCCAGGCCGACCTCATGCTCACCTGA
- a CDS encoding DeoR/GlpR family DNA-binding transcription regulator, giving the protein MSVDALIRLQRIEAEVRRAGKAKVGELATEFDVSEMTIRRDLDILAEQGVVRRIRGGAVSIGAEPFAERFTRHPRAKSRIAAKLAELVGDGGAIGVDASSTVQGIASHLGGVVDLTVVTNGPDTFNALQNKPGVTALLTGGQLDPRSGSLVGPLATHSARQLLLRRLFVSAAAVHTRYGTSEMTLEDAEVKQALADVAGEVIVAMDSSKLGKRGVARGLFPDRIDVLVTELDPADERLDPYREHWEVL; this is encoded by the coding sequence ATGAGCGTCGACGCCCTCATCCGCCTGCAGCGCATCGAGGCCGAGGTGCGGCGGGCCGGGAAGGCCAAGGTCGGTGAGCTGGCGACCGAGTTCGACGTCAGCGAGATGACCATCCGCCGCGACCTCGACATCCTCGCCGAGCAGGGGGTCGTCCGGCGCATCCGCGGCGGGGCGGTGAGCATCGGAGCGGAGCCGTTCGCCGAGCGCTTCACCCGCCACCCCCGGGCCAAGAGCCGCATCGCCGCCAAGCTGGCCGAGCTGGTCGGCGACGGCGGCGCGATCGGCGTCGACGCCTCCAGCACCGTCCAGGGGATCGCCTCCCACCTCGGCGGCGTCGTCGACCTCACCGTGGTCACCAACGGGCCCGACACGTTCAACGCCCTCCAGAACAAGCCCGGCGTCACCGCCCTGCTCACCGGCGGCCAGCTCGACCCGCGGAGCGGCAGCCTGGTGGGCCCGCTGGCCACCCACTCGGCGCGCCAGCTGCTGCTGCGGCGGCTGTTCGTGTCGGCGGCGGCGGTCCACACGCGCTACGGCACCTCGGAGATGACGCTCGAGGACGCCGAGGTGAAGCAGGCGCTGGCCGACGTCGCCGGCGAGGTGATCGTGGCCATGGACTCCAGCAAGCTCGGCAAGCGGGGCGTGGCGCGGGGCCTGTTCCCCGACCGGATCGACGTCCTCGTCACCGAGCTCGACCCGGCCGACGAGCGCCTCGACCCCTACCGGGAGCACTGGGAGGTCCTCTGA